The proteins below come from a single Anguilla rostrata isolate EN2019 chromosome 3, ASM1855537v3, whole genome shotgun sequence genomic window:
- the atp7a gene encoding LOW QUALITY PROTEIN: copper-transporting ATPase 1 (The sequence of the model RefSeq protein was modified relative to this genomic sequence to represent the inferred CDS: substituted 1 base at 1 genomic stop codon): MELEMLRRHVFELVDFTPGHDYGTMDLKTTVSSVLVGVEGMTCGSCAQSIEQRISGMPGVFHVQVSLEKKQAAVVFDASLQSPDSLAEAIVDVGFDFNQANSTAATALPTETKLIAMTDLPAFQPQELHRLSELKGVVEVRTAPDQKGCSITFIPSVLNAEQLNEALHNLAVDTTPRSVDRPLQELVKMHIEGMVCHSCTTTIEGKIGKLQGIHKIRVSLESQEATVLYQTHLITVDDIILQIGQAGFKASIKSKPRPLQLSSSELDRLMSTSGQSALLPAKTVPQEATEDITTTLLNGSGIDGHSSVHCMQGSSAPTPEVQATERERSSPHSNPRPVNVSPIQQGMETLTPGQFVVKNNSGSPTLLSVPPATSSPVSPLCQPLGAAVEIRIEGMTCNSCVQSIEGMISEHKGVKSAQVSLANHSGTFEYDPLMTSEEELREAIEDMGFDAFLPETNSLVPASKWQSCPSKPISPSPTGPVPVKEVEGPLLGSREGGAQTLSKCFIKIGGMTCASCVANIERNLKNEDGVYSVLVALMAGKAEIRFNPGVTDPSNIADSIAELGFSASVMENVDNSNGNLELVVRGMTCASCVHKIESNLMKTKGILYASVALATNKAHISYDPEVTGPRDIIKLVENLGFEASLVKKDRSASHLDHSKEIRQWRWSFLVSLFFCVPVMGMMMYMIVVDHYVYTEHQHNASSEDVQHHHSSMFLERQLLPGLSVMNLILFLFCLPLXFIGGRYFYIQAYKAVKHKTANMDVLIVLATSIAFTYSLLILLVAMIEKAKTNPVTFFDTPPMLFVFISLGRWLEQIAKSKTSEALSKLMSLQATEATVVTLDENMTVLREEQVEVDLVQRGDVVRVYPGGKFPVDGRVIEGHSMADESLITGEAMPVTKKPGSIVIAGSINQNGALLITATHVGADTTLSQIVRLVEEAQTSKAPIQQFADKISGYFVPFIVGVSVLTLIAWIAIGCVDFSLVEKYFPGYNKSISQTEVIIRFAFQASITVLCIACPCSLGLATPTAVMVGTGVGAQNGILIKGGQPLEMAHKIQTVVFDKTGTITYGTPKVIQVKMVVEGNHVPRTRLLAIVGAAENNSEHPLGVAVAKYCKQELGTELLGTCTDFQTVPGCGIHCQVSSTEPRLQQNDGDNEDKNILVQISDSVHPLSTEPESFTQVQLPSYAVLIGNREWMRRNGLTVQQNVDEAMIEHERKGRTAVLVAIDGLLCAMIAIADTVKPEAELAIHTLKSMGLEVVLMTGDNSKTARAIAAQVGIKTVFAEVLPSHKVAKVEQLQRTGRRVAMVGDGVNDSPALAMADVGIAIGTGTDVAIEAADIVLIRNDLLDVVGSIDLSKKTVKRIRINFVFALIYNLIGIPIAAGVFLPVGLILQPWMGSAAMAASSVSVVLSSLLLKCYTKPSAEKLESQLKHRGQLRTSSLSEISIHIGIDECHQPSPKLSLLDRIVNYSRASISSLRSDKHSLNSLALGEPDKHSLLVGEALCEETV, encoded by the exons atggaactTGAAATGCTACGAAGGCATGTGTTTGAGCTAGTAGACTTCACTCCGGGTCATG ACTACGGGACTATGGATCTGAAAACCacagtgagctctgtgctggTGGGAGTGGAAGGCATGACTTGTGGATCATGTGCACAGAGTATAGAACAGAGGATCAGCGGGATGCCAGGAGTGTTCCACGTCCAG GTGTCCCTGGAGAAGAAGCAGGCTGCCGTGGTATTTGATGCCAGTTTGCAGAGCCCAGATTCCCTTGCGGAAGCCATCGTGGACGTGGGCTTCGATTTCAACCAAGCCAATTCAACCGCAGCCACAGCTCTGCCCACAGAAACCAAGCTCATCGCCATGACAGATCTTCCTGCATTCCAGCCACAGGAACTCCACAGACTATCTGAGTTAAAGGGGGTCGTAGAGGTCCGGACAGCCCCAGATCAGAAAGGCTGCTCCATCACGTTCATTCCTTCTGTCTTAAACGCCGAGCAACTGAACGAGGCTCTGCACAACCTGGCTGTGGACACAACGCCCAGGTCCGTGGACCGGCCATTACAGGAACTGGTGAAAATGCATATCGAGGGAATGGTTTGTCATTCCTGCACCACAACCATCGAAGGGAAGATTGGGAAACTGCAAGGAATACATAAAATCAGAG TTTCCTTGGAGTCCCAGGAAGCTACAGTGTTGTATCAAACTCACCTCATCACAGTGGATGACATCATCCTCCAGATTGGCCAAGCAGGCTTCAAGGCCAGCATCAAATCCAAACCTCGCCCACTGCAACTCTCCAGCAGTGAGCTGGATCGCCTGATGAGCACCTCTGGCCAGAGTGCCCTGTTGCCAGCCAAGACGGTCCCACAGGAGGCCACTGAAGACATAACCACAACTTTGCTAAATGGAAGTGGAATAGATGGTCACAGCAGTGTGCATTGCATGCAGGGCAGCTCCGCTCCCACACCTGAGGTgcaggccacagagagagagcgctcttCTCCACATTCCAACCCCAGACCTGTCAATGTGAGCCCAATTCAGCAGGGAATGGAGACTTTAACACCTGGACAGTTTGTTGTCAAGAACAACAGCGGAAGCCCAACTTTGCTATCAGTACCACCTGCAACCTCGTCACCAGTCTCTCCTTTGTGCCAGCCTTTGGGGGCAGCAGTGGAAATCCGTATTGAAGGAATGACTTGCAACTCCTGTGTACAGTCCATTGAGGGAATGATTTCTGAACACAAGGGGGTAAAGTCTGCCCAGGTTTCCTTAGCCAACCACAGTGGAACCTTTGAATATGACCCTCTGATGACCTCTGAGGAGGAGCTGAGGGAAGCCATTGAAGATATGGGCTTTGATGCCTTTCTTCCTG AAACCAATTCCCTAGTACCAGCCTCAAAGTGGCAATCATGTCCCAGCAAGCCGATTTCACCCTCCCCTACGGGTCCAGTGCCTGTGAAAGAGGTGGAAGGGCCTTTAttggggagcagagagggaggggcacagaCCCTTTCCAAATGTTTCATCAAGATTGGGGGAATGACCTGTGCCTCATGTGTGGCAAACATAGAGAGGAACCTCAAAAATGAGGATG GGGTTTATTCAGTCCTAGTTGCTCTTATGGCCGGCAAGGCAGAGATTCGCTTCAATCCTGGAGTCACTGACCCCTCCAACATAGCGGATTCCATTGCAGAGCTGGGCTTCAGTGCTTCCGTCATGGAGAATGTGGACAACTCAAATGGAAACCTGGAGCTTGTG GTCAGGGGAATGACATGTGCCTCATGTGTCCACAAAATTGAGTCGAATCTAATGAAAACCAAAGGTATTCTTTATGCTTCTGTTGCTTTGGCAACCAACAAAGCCCATATCAGTTATGACCCAGAAGTGACTGGACCACGTGACATCATCAAATTGGTTGAG AACTTGGGCTTTGAGGCATCGCTTGTTAAGAAAGACCGCTCTGCCAGTCATCTGGACCACAGCAAAGAAATACGACA GTGGAGATGGTCCTTCTTGGTCAGCCTCTTTTTCTGCGTCCCTGTGATGGGGATGATGATGTACATGATCGTTGTGGACCACTACGTCTACACGGAACACCAGCACAACGCCAGCTCAGAAGACGTTCAACATCATCACTCTTCCATGTTTCTGGAGAGACAGCTCCTCCCTGGGCTGTCTGTCATGAAcctaattttgtttcttttctg tttACCTTTGTAGTTCATTGGAGGGCGTTACTTCTACATCCAGGCGTACAAAGCTGTGAAACACAAGACCGCTAACATGGATGTTCTCATTGTGCTGGCCACGTCCATAGCCTTCACTTACTCCCTGCTCATCCTGCTGGTGGCCATGATAGAGAAGGCGAAAACCAATCCTGTCACCTTTTTTGACACGCCCCCAATGCTGTTCGTCTTCATCTCATTGGGAAGGTGGCTTGAACAGATAGCAAAg AGTAAAACCTCTGAAGCCTTGTCCAAGCTGATGTCCTTACAGGCGACAGAGGCGACTGTCGTCACCCTGGATGAGAATATGACTGTTCTGCG tgaggagcaggtggaggttGACCTGGTACAGAGAGGAGATGTAGTTAGAGTCTATCCCGGGGGGAAGTTCCCTGTGGATGGGCGTGTCATTGAAGGACATTCCATGGCAGATGAGTCTCTAATCACAG GGGAGGCCATGCCTGTGACCAAGAAACCCGGGAGTATTGTAATCGCTGGTTCCATAAATCAGAATGGCGCTCTGCTGATCACTGCCACACATGTTGGTGCTGACACTACCCTGTCTCAGATTGTCAGACTGGTGGAGGAGGCGCAGACATCAAAG GCTCCTATCCAGCAGTTTGCTGACAAGATTAGTGGATATTTTGTTCCCTTCATTGTCGGAGTCTCTGTCCTGACCCTAATTGCTTGGATTGCTATTGGATGTGTAGACTTTTCTCTGGTTGAGAAATATTTCCCG GGCTACAATAAGAGTATCTCTCAGACGGAAGTGATAATCAGGTTCGCCTTCCAGGCCTCTATCACTGTGCTGTGCATTGCCTGCCCCTGCTCCCTGGGtttggccacgcccaccgcTGTCATGGTGGGCACCGGAGTTGGGGCACAGAACGGCATCCTCATAAAAGGTGGCCAGCCATTGGAAATGGCACACAAG ATTCAAACCGTAGTGTTTGACAAAACCGGGACCATCACATATGGCACGCCCAAAGTGATTCAGGTGAAGATGGTGGTTGAGGGAAACCACGTGCCCAGAACTCGACTGCTGGCCATCGTGGGGGCAGCGGAGAACAACAGCGAGCACCCGCTGGGAGTGGCTGTCGCTAAGTACTGTAAACAG GAGCTGGGCACTGAGCTGCTGGGCACCTGCACGGACTTCCAGACTGTGCCTGGGTGTGGTATTCACTGCCAGGTCAGCAGCACGGAGCCGCGGCTGCAGCAGAATGATGGAGATAATGAGGACAAGAACATCTTGGTGCAGATCAGCGACAGCGTACACCCCCTCAGCACAGAACCAGAGTCATTCA CTCAGGTGCAGCTTCCCTCGTACGCAGTCCTTATTGGGAACAGGGAGTGGATGAGGAGGAACGGGCTTACGGTGCAGCAGAATGTGGATGAGGCTATGATTGAACACGAGCGGAAAGGCCGCACTGCAGTCCTGGTAGCCATCGATG GTCTACTCTGTGCAATGATTGCCATTGCTGACACTGTGAAGCCCGAGGCAGAGTTGGCCATCCACACACTCAAATCCATGGGGCTAGAGGTGGTGTTGATGACAGGAgacaacagcaaaacagcacGGGCCATTGCTGCTCAG GTGGGCATTAAGACGGTGTTTGCAGAGGTGCTGCCCTCTCACAAGGTGGCCAAAGTGGAGCAGCTGCAACGGACAGGCAGGCGGGTGGCCATGGTGGGAGACGGTGTCAATGACTCCCCAGCCCTGGCCATGGCGGATGTGGGGATTGCCATTGGTACAGGGACTGATGTGGCTATTGAGGCAGCAGACATAGTGCTGATCAGG AATGATCTTTTAGACGTGGTGGGAAGTATTGATTTGTCCAAGAAGACTGTGAAAAGGATTCGGATTAACTTTGTTTTTGCACTCATATATAATCTCATTGGAATTCCAATTGCGGCTG GAGTGTTCCTTCCTGTGGGCCTGATTCTTCAGCCTTGGATGGGCTCTGCAGCAATGGCAGCTTCTTCTGTCTCTGTGGTGCTTTCTTCTCTCCTGCTTAAATG
- the LOC135250861 gene encoding gamma-aminobutyric acid receptor subunit alpha-4-like, which yields MSFLVVLFFLTCVCRACGNQQVYSDNITRILDRLLDGYDNRLRPGFGGPVTEIKTDIFVTSFGPVSDVEMEYTMDIFFRQMWVDKRLVFEGPIEILRLNNLMVNKIWTPDTFFRNARKSFAHNMTTPNKMFRIMQNGTVLYTMKLTISAECPMRLMDFPMDGHACPLKFGSYGYPVSELLYTWKKGATFSVEVPKESSSLLQYDLVGQRASSERLRFKTGEYSVQVIHFLLERKLGYYLIQTYIPLIMTVVLSQVVFWINKESVPARTVAGITTVLTMTTLSISARSSLPKVSYATAMDWFIAVCFAFVVFALIEFAAVNYFATLHANREKRKRAALEAAAAGSDEELTSLQSDYGSGLKKRCSVSRSEQPEHPRVPIFLQQGSAIPPDHILTGTSIIDQYARILFPLSFAAFNLFYWIVYLTKDTMEPSREDSE from the exons ATGTCGTTCCTtgtcgttttgttttttctgacgTG tgtatGCAGGGCATGTGGAAATCAGCAAGTATATTCGGATAACATCACGCGCATTTTGGACAGACTACTAGACGGCTATGACAACCGGCTGCGACCAGGATTTGGAG GTCCTGTGACTGAGatcaaaacagacatttttgtcACCAGCTTTGGCCCAGTTTCAGATGTTGAAATG GAGTACACCATGGACATTTTCTTTCGGCAAATGTGGGTGGACAAGAGGCTGGTATTTGAAGGGCCAATTGAGATCCTCCGGCTGAACAACCTCATGGTAAACAAGATTTGGACTCCAGACACTTTCTTCCGGAATGCAAGAAAGTCTTTTGCTCACAACATGACCACTCCAAACAAGATGTTCCGCATCATGCAGAATGGCACAGTTCTCTACACCATGAA ACTTACTATCAGTGCAGAGTGTCCCATGAGACTGATGGATTTTCCCATGGATGGACATGCCTGTCCTCTGAAATTTGGCAGCT ATGGCTACCCTGTCAGTGAACTTCTTTATACTTGGAAGAAGGGAGCAACTTTTTCTGTAGAAGTACCGAAAGAATCATCAAGCTTACTTCAGTATGATCTTGTGGGCCAGAGAGCATCCAGCGAAAGACTCCGGTTTAAAACTG GTGAATACTCTGTCCAGGTTATCCATTTCCTTCTGGAAAGGAAACTAGGCTACTACCTCATTCAAACATACATCCCACTGATCATGACTGTTGTGTTGTCACAAGTTGTATTCTGGATCAACAAAGAGTCTGTCCCTGCACGTACTGTGGCAG GCATAACAACTGTTCTTACCATGACCACTCTCAGCATCAGCGCTCGATCCTCTCTGCCCAAGGTGTCGTATGCCACAGCTATGGACTGGTTCATCGCTGTGTGTTTTGCCTTTGTTGTCTTCGCACTTATTGAGTTCGCCGCCGTCAATTACTTCGCCACCCTGCACGCTAACCGGGAAAAGCGCAAGAGAGCTGCACTGGAGGCAGCGGCTGCAGGGAGCGATGAGGAGCTCACTTCG CTCCAGTCTGACTACGGCAGTGGACTGAAGAAAAGATGCTCTGTATCTCGCAGCGAGCAGCCTGAGCACCCTCGAGTCCCCATCTTCCTCCAGCAGGGCTCTGCCATCCCTCCCGACCATATTCTGACAGGCACCAGCATAATCGACCAGTATGCTCGCAttctcttccctctttcctttGCTGCCTTCAACCTGTTCTACTGGATCGTCTATCTTACCAAGGACACCATGGAACCCTCCAG GGAGGACAGTGAATGA
- the LOC135250862 gene encoding ankyrin repeat domain-containing protein SOWAHA-like — protein MIGWILGFIICCVITMALTQENVLKFLVEQGGKAKNSDLLNAFKCILNSCDVTEKKHKRELFKMFVNNVAVVKEIEGMKYIVIKKKYQHLLKGDIAPQKSKLGESSDCWKTFSRLDFRGCSHREVGENLHSDLDNNNISIVSSTSDDRLNSNSFNSPTELPLPRQLCPLEHKTSAVFAVVAVKSQVNAQGAELLRRQDGSYFKILNQGTVESTMKPYMLPLRMPPIQLNTEVPVADCREMYMGKVASEVDPYRSLRTKKREVEECAAPGSPQMRRGYRSTKPGDQPKYSETIPLDRAEHEWLVNLAAGHWTQVYGLLLKDSQLSEKKDFISGFTALHWAAKSGKSEMVCKIIEISKRAGVHIDVNRKTHGGYTPLHIAAIHGQECVMTLLVCDYGADTNIRDNSGKKPYHYLLKGASPELRKMLGEPWVLQESNAERNEDYHFPEVQRGFDSLSRLLHPYVGHKKKHKRPLFSSIREYHLWKEDENEENTFRPRPLSDMFL, from the coding sequence ATGATAGGCTGGATACTGGGCTTTATCATTTGTTGCGTGATAACGATGgctttgactcaagaaaatgttttgaagttCTTGGTGGAACAAGGCGGAAAGGCAAAGAATTCGGATTTGTTGAATGCGTTTAAATGTATTCTAAACAGTTGTGATGTTAcggaaaagaaacacaaaagggAACTTTTCAAGATGTTCGTTAACAACGTTGCGGTCGTGAAAGAAATCGAGGGCATGAAGTACATTGTGATTAAGAAAAAGTACCAGCACTTACTGAAAGGAGACATTGCGCCACAGAAATCAAAGCTTGGGGAAAGTTCGGATTGCTGGAAAACTTTCTCCCGACTGGATTTCCGTGGCTGTTCTCATCGCGAAGTGGGTGAAAACCTCCATTCCGATCTGGACAACAACAATATTTCAATTGTTTCAAGTACTAGTGACGACCGTTTGAACAGTAACTCTTTCAATTCGCCCACCGAATTGCCTTTACCACGACAGTTATGTCCTCTTGAGCACAAGACTAGTGCCGTTTTTGCCGTAGTAGCAGTCAAATCCCAAGTAAATGCACAGGGAGCTGAACTACTGCGCAGACAAGATGGATCATACTTCAAAATATTGAATCAAGGAACAGTGGAATCCACAATGAAGCCCTACATGTTGCCTTTAAGGATGCCACCAATCCAGTTAAACACAGAAGTCCCAGTAGCAGACTGCAGGGAAATGTATATGGGTAAAGTGGCTTCAGAAGTGGACCCTTACAGATCTCTCagaacaaaaaagagagaagtagAGGAATGTGCGGCACCAGGATCACCCCAGATGAGGAGAGGGTACAGAAGCACAAAACCGGGTGATCAGCCCAAATACTCAGAAACCATCCCGCTGGACCGTGCAGAGCACGAGTGGCTTGTAAATTTAGCAGCAGGGCACTGGACTCAAGTCTATGGTCTCCTGCTGAAAGATAGTCAACTGTCTGAGAAGAAAGACTTCATTTCTGGCTTTACAGCTCTTCACTGGGCTGCTAAAAGTGGCAAGAGTGAGATGGTTTGTAAAATAATCGAAATATCCAAGAGAGCGGGTGTACACATTGATGttaacagaaaaacacatgGTGGTTACACACCTTTACACATTGCTGCCATACACGGTCAAGAATGTGTGATGACTTTACTTGTGTGTGATTACGGAGCTGACACAAACATTCGGGATAACAGTGGTAAAAAACCATATCACTACTTGCTCAAAGGTGCGTCCCCTGAACTAAGAAAGATGCTTGGTGAGCCATGGGTATTGCAGGAGTCAAATGCTGAAAGGAATGAAGATTATCATTTCCCTGAGGTTCAAAGGGGCTTTGACAGCTTAAGTCGGCTGCTTCATCCTTATGTGGGACATAAAAAGAAGCATAAACGACCACTGTTCAGTTCCATACGTGAATATCATTTATGGAAGGAGGATGAGAATGAGGAGAATAC